A portion of the Shewanella sp. SNU WT4 genome contains these proteins:
- a CDS encoding DUF3081 family protein has product MHNELDIRWALSVAGKIRDQGTLISNSDDPTLEYRLGTITLETDIDGYTIKLTDGRAKLTLFFHHKYELEYPDVTAMEGFMARLHELDKQSLE; this is encoded by the coding sequence ATGCACAATGAACTAGATATACGCTGGGCATTATCAGTGGCTGGTAAAATTCGCGATCAAGGCACTCTTATTAGTAACTCAGATGATCCCACCCTTGAATATCGCTTAGGAACTATCACCTTAGAAACCGATATTGACGGCTACACCATTAAGCTCACCGATGGCCGGGCTAAACTCACGCTATTTTTCCATCATAAATATGAACTGGAATATCCTGATGTCACTGCGATGGAAGGCTTTATGGCAAGGCTGCATGAGCTAGATAAACAGTCGCTGGAGTAA
- a CDS encoding CreA family protein → MNKHFIVAGLSLLLVACSDNEVGDVSLGMFTLKDIKLNSLIDPEVPGVTCHIASIEADFSLADPSDSSISCRQTGEITQAMINAIDKSKSGAVVFSQSKSIFFKSMKIRRIFDAEHQSLLYLSYSTKETSGSFKHSLSTVPLWGTAAYIQPQVQPR, encoded by the coding sequence ATGAATAAACATTTTATCGTTGCCGGATTATCTTTGTTATTAGTGGCCTGCTCAGATAATGAAGTGGGTGATGTCTCTTTAGGCATGTTCACTTTAAAAGACATTAAACTCAATTCGCTCATTGACCCAGAAGTGCCAGGGGTGACTTGTCATATCGCCTCAATCGAAGCGGATTTTAGTTTGGCTGATCCAAGTGATAGCTCAATCTCATGTCGGCAAACCGGTGAAATTACCCAAGCTATGATTAATGCCATAGATAAGAGTAAATCGGGCGCTGTGGTGTTTTCTCAGTCCAAAAGTATCTTTTTTAAATCGATGAAAATCAGACGTATTTTTGATGCTGAGCATCAATCACTGCTGTATTTATCTTATTCCACCAAAGAAACTTCAGGCAGCTTTAAACACAGCTTATCTACTGTGCCATTATGGGGCACGGCAGCCTATATTCAGCCTCAAGTGCAACCGCGCTAA
- a CDS encoding IS4 family transposase → MSIFNPNKWAYDHFHHAELGDKRRAARLTVVAEHMAVGSGKSVARSCNGEDAKLEGAYRLIRNDNVSPSMIRAAGFARTAQAIENINEILALEDTTALSYKHSVASELGKLGKPTDKSRGWWVHSVLLLDSHTSRTLGLIHQDWWCRPDNPNEADEKESGKWADASYFTRQRLQAHMSRVISVCDREADIMHYLSDKQSHSERFVVRAKHARNLVEYEAKL, encoded by the coding sequence ATGTCAATTTTTAACCCGAACAAATGGGCATATGATCACTTTCATCATGCTGAGCTAGGTGATAAACGACGAGCGGCAAGGTTAACCGTCGTCGCTGAACACATGGCGGTTGGCAGCGGTAAATCGGTTGCCAGATCTTGTAATGGTGAAGATGCCAAACTCGAAGGAGCCTATCGATTGATCCGCAATGATAATGTTAGCCCATCTATGATCAGAGCCGCCGGTTTTGCTCGCACCGCCCAAGCGATTGAAAATATAAATGAAATACTTGCTCTCGAAGACACGACAGCCCTGAGTTATAAGCACAGTGTGGCGTCTGAATTAGGGAAATTAGGCAAACCTACCGATAAGTCTCGTGGTTGGTGGGTTCATTCCGTCTTGCTACTGGATAGCCATACTTCTCGGACCTTGGGCTTGATCCACCAAGATTGGTGGTGTCGACCTGATAATCCCAACGAGGCCGATGAAAAAGAGAGCGGTAAATGGGCCGATGCATCCTATTTTACGCGGCAACGCTTGCAGGCTCACATGTCGCGAGTGATCTCAGTGTGTGATAGAGAAGCGGATATCATGCATTATTTATCTGATAAACAATCACATAGTGAACGGTTTGTGGTGCGGGCAAAACATGCAAGAAACCTAGTAGAATACGAGGCTAAGCTCTGA
- a CDS encoding EAL domain-containing protein codes for MLSDKLYLNQVMTDIQAQGITIAMDDFGSGYASFPHLLKYPFDKVKIDRSLLLDASSRKGEEVYRLVAQLGQIAHCKIVAEGIETQEQFDFIKTCGVDLVQGYYFAKPMPLERLSRS; via the coding sequence GTGCTCAGCGATAAGCTTTATCTCAATCAAGTGATGACAGATATTCAAGCGCAAGGCATTACCATTGCCATGGACGATTTTGGCTCGGGTTACGCCTCATTCCCGCACTTACTTAAATACCCGTTTGATAAAGTAAAAATCGATAGATCTTTACTACTTGATGCCAGCAGTCGCAAGGGCGAGGAAGTCTATCGATTAGTGGCGCAGCTAGGCCAAATAGCTCATTGCAAAATTGTGGCTGAAGGCATTGAAACTCAAGAGCAATTTGATTTTATTAAGACCTGTGGCGTCGATTTAGTGCAAGGCTATTATTTTGCCAAACCTATGCCGTTAGAGCGTTTAAGTCGCAGTTAA
- the lpxL gene encoding LpxL/LpxP family Kdo(2)-lipid IV(A) lauroyl/palmitoleoyl acyltransferase, whose protein sequence is MVEQAKFSAKLLHPRFWLVWFGVGIARLLLLLPLRWQMKIGAAIGRLAMKFVKSRVNIAKRNIELCFPQLSPSEQTALLTRNFEETGKAIFDTVSAWWWPDSKIHRHMQINGQEFVEEARAQGHGVILFAVHCLPLEMGARIFGQFQPGVGVYRPHNNPVIEYLQVKGRLRSNKALVPKRDMRQMVRSLRATDVIWYTADQDFGRSSAIFIPFFAVKDAATITGATTLAKLGKAKVLPFFVERNHDDSGYNIEIMAPLTDFPGENEVVDATRGNRIVEQIISRNPAQYMWLHRRFKTRPDIDTPSLYH, encoded by the coding sequence GTGGTTGAACAAGCTAAATTCTCCGCCAAACTCCTGCATCCGCGCTTTTGGTTAGTGTGGTTTGGAGTGGGGATCGCGAGATTACTCCTACTATTACCCCTACGCTGGCAGATGAAAATCGGCGCCGCGATTGGGCGTCTTGCTATGAAATTCGTTAAAAGTCGCGTCAATATTGCCAAACGCAATATTGAGCTCTGTTTCCCCCAGTTAAGTCCATCAGAGCAAACAGCCCTGCTCACCCGTAATTTTGAAGAAACGGGCAAGGCCATCTTTGATACTGTGAGTGCTTGGTGGTGGCCAGACAGTAAAATTCATCGTCATATGCAGATTAACGGCCAAGAGTTTGTGGAAGAGGCGCGTGCCCAAGGCCATGGCGTTATTCTATTTGCTGTGCACTGCCTGCCGCTTGAGATGGGCGCACGTATTTTTGGGCAATTTCAACCTGGGGTTGGCGTCTATCGTCCCCATAACAACCCTGTGATTGAATACCTACAAGTCAAAGGGCGACTGCGTTCCAATAAGGCGCTAGTGCCTAAACGCGATATGCGCCAAATGGTGCGCAGCCTTAGAGCCACAGATGTTATCTGGTACACGGCAGATCAAGATTTTGGCCGTTCGAGCGCCATTTTTATTCCCTTTTTTGCGGTTAAAGACGCGGCGACCATCACAGGTGCTACGACCTTAGCCAAATTAGGTAAGGCCAAAGTATTACCTTTCTTTGTAGAGCGCAATCATGATGATAGTGGCTATAACATAGAAATAATGGCACCATTGACCGACTTTCCTGGTGAAAATGAAGTCGTGGATGCAACGCGCGGTAATCGTATCGTTGAGCAAATCATCAGTCGTAATCCGGCGCAATATATGTGGCTTCATCGCCGCTTTAAAACCCGCCCAGATATCGATACCCCTTCACTTTACCATTAA
- a CDS encoding sodium-dependent bicarbonate transport family permease: protein MPDIVIAFFALGLLAGWVKSDLKVPQSIYETLSILLMLTLGVKGGMALHGHSASINLGALALIASLGVLTPLALYPLLTQVIKLKQADAISIAAHYGSVSAGTFAVVIAMADHLGWQLAPETTLYLVLLELPAIIIMLWLHRWLLARAANDRKQGDSKQYKDTAQISNGSIWHEALTSRGVVLLLGGVIIGWAYGPQGLADITPVLLGGFKTLLALFLLEMGLSTAKVCRPLPWQHWRLMLFAAIAPFVLSWLGIGVGLLLGLPAGSILVLATLSASGSYIAAPAAIKAAIPEANIGLAMLAALGITFPINVLIGLPLYHSWIQALIHG from the coding sequence ATGCCAGATATAGTTATCGCATTTTTCGCGTTAGGTTTGCTCGCTGGTTGGGTTAAGTCCGATCTCAAAGTGCCTCAGTCCATTTACGAGACCTTATCGATTCTATTGATGCTGACCTTAGGCGTGAAAGGTGGCATGGCGCTGCATGGCCATAGCGCTAGCATCAACCTAGGAGCACTGGCCTTGATTGCCAGCCTTGGGGTGCTAACACCGCTCGCCTTATACCCGCTGCTCACTCAAGTTATCAAGCTAAAACAGGCCGATGCCATCAGTATTGCCGCTCATTATGGCTCGGTTAGTGCGGGAACCTTTGCCGTCGTCATAGCTATGGCCGATCACCTAGGTTGGCAATTAGCGCCTGAAACTACGCTTTATCTCGTGCTATTAGAATTGCCTGCGATCATTATCATGCTGTGGCTGCACCGATGGCTATTGGCCAGAGCAGCCAATGATCGCAAACAAGGGGATAGCAAACAATATAAAGACACAGCACAGATCAGCAATGGCAGTATTTGGCATGAGGCGCTCACCAGTCGCGGCGTAGTGTTATTGCTTGGGGGCGTTATCATAGGCTGGGCTTATGGGCCGCAAGGGTTAGCGGATATTACCCCTGTTTTACTGGGCGGCTTTAAAACCTTATTAGCTTTGTTCTTATTGGAAATGGGGTTATCGACCGCCAAAGTATGCCGTCCTTTACCTTGGCAGCACTGGCGCCTCATGCTGTTTGCGGCGATCGCGCCCTTTGTACTCTCTTGGCTAGGTATTGGCGTAGGTCTGTTATTAGGCTTACCCGCAGGCAGTATTCTGGTATTGGCCACCCTTAGCGCTAGCGGCTCTTATATTGCGGCGCCAGCAGCCATCAAGGCTGCGATCCCAGAGGCCAATATTGGCTTAGCCATGTTAGCCGCCCTTGGGATCACTTTTCCAATCAATGTGCTGATTGGTTTACCCTTGTATCACAGTTGGATCCAAGCCTTGATCCATGGCTGA
- a CDS encoding glycosyltransferase: MMSNKYKTDESAKSFYRAADWLYLPLLFVVTITSAILMYRQINVPISSADSLLQWVLHDAFALFLVGFSLVLLIWQVSFAVRYKAFPSVANEQLPTMTVVIPAYNEGSQILDTVRSVMASDYPKDRLQVICVDDGSKDDTWKWINAAHQEFSGITIIKQPFNQGKRCALLVGFAKATGDVIVTIDSDSEVLTDTLANIASPFVLDKRVASVAGHVRVLNLDQGFIPKILEVSFTSAFDFIRAGQSVYGGVFCTPGALSAYRGSALMPLLDEWSKQTFMGKHATIGEDRALTNLVLANGHRVVYQRNSVVLTKAPSNFGSLRRMLTRWSRSSVRESLVMFSFVFKNFRKSGEGANWIRFFSVTQVFRLTVFEAMKCALVVAIIMNTASALQAILYASLFATIIPGTVYYLRHRTTFGYRWALPYTLYWLFCLSWIPLWGMFTASNSGWLTRTLPDANSPLESKDEEIAKKA, from the coding sequence ATGATGTCAAATAAATATAAAACTGATGAAAGCGCTAAATCTTTTTATCGTGCCGCCGACTGGCTGTATTTGCCATTGTTGTTTGTGGTCACTATCACCAGCGCTATTTTGATGTATCGACAAATTAACGTGCCAATCTCGTCGGCAGACAGCCTATTGCAATGGGTGCTGCATGATGCATTCGCGTTATTCTTAGTAGGTTTCAGCTTAGTATTATTGATTTGGCAAGTGAGCTTTGCCGTGCGTTATAAGGCTTTTCCAAGCGTAGCGAACGAACAGTTACCGACTATGACTGTGGTCATTCCGGCCTATAACGAAGGTTCACAAATTCTAGATACTGTCCGCAGCGTTATGGCCAGTGACTACCCCAAAGATCGCTTACAAGTGATTTGTGTGGATGACGGTTCTAAAGATGACACTTGGAAGTGGATAAATGCTGCGCATCAAGAATTTAGTGGCATTACCATCATTAAACAGCCGTTTAACCAAGGCAAGCGCTGCGCCTTATTAGTAGGTTTCGCTAAGGCGACTGGCGATGTCATAGTCACTATTGATTCGGATTCTGAAGTATTAACAGATACCTTGGCTAATATTGCCAGTCCGTTTGTACTCGATAAACGGGTGGCATCGGTTGCCGGGCACGTGCGAGTATTGAATTTAGATCAAGGCTTTATTCCTAAAATTCTTGAAGTCTCTTTTACCAGTGCCTTTGATTTTATTCGCGCTGGCCAAAGCGTTTATGGCGGTGTGTTTTGCACCCCAGGCGCATTATCAGCCTATCGCGGTAGCGCTTTGATGCCACTGTTAGATGAGTGGTCAAAGCAAACCTTTATGGGCAAACATGCCACTATCGGTGAAGATCGCGCGCTAACCAATTTAGTCTTAGCCAATGGTCATCGCGTGGTATATCAGCGCAATTCTGTAGTACTCACCAAAGCGCCATCTAATTTTGGTTCACTGCGCCGCATGTTAACTCGCTGGTCTCGCAGCAGTGTGCGCGAAAGTTTAGTGATGTTTAGCTTTGTGTTTAAAAACTTCAGAAAGAGTGGCGAAGGAGCCAATTGGATTCGCTTTTTCAGCGTAACCCAAGTATTCCGCTTAACCGTATTTGAAGCGATGAAATGCGCCTTAGTGGTGGCTATTATCATGAATACTGCCAGCGCACTACAGGCCATTTTGTACGCCAGCCTATTTGCAACCATCATTCCTGGTACTGTGTACTATTTACGTCACCGCACCACCTTTGGTTACCGCTGGGCATTGCCTTATACCTTATATTGGTTGTTCTGTTTATCTTGGATCCCATTATGGGGCATGTTTACCGCCAGCAATTCTGGTTGGTTAACCCGCACCCTGCCAGATGCAAACTCACCACTTGAAAGCAAAGACGAAGAAATCGCTAAAAAGGCCTAA
- a CDS encoding L,D-transpeptidase family protein — MFKHLSAIGCWWLAMFSAQALAVDYALPSNGSSLVGENIYYTVPEGKLSLESIAAEFQLGLTNLIEANPGVDPYLPRPGSTLIIPQQLILPATKREGLVINTAEMRIYYYPKGKNIVQVLPIGIGQIGRDTPENWVTKVYRKRANPTWTPTTRMRKEYAARGEILPDVWPAGPDNPMGLFALYVGDLYAIHGTNADFGIGLRVSQGCVRLRNDDIAELFAQVPVGTRVEFINVPIKASVEPNGNRYVEVHQPLSRSEQEFESDAVVPLDIPKNITAIIAHKDTDSFALKRALEDRSGIPTRISQ, encoded by the coding sequence ATGTTTAAACATCTAAGTGCCATCGGCTGTTGGTGGCTTGCTATGTTCAGCGCTCAGGCGCTAGCTGTCGACTATGCGTTGCCAAGTAATGGTAGCAGTCTTGTGGGTGAAAACATCTATTACACTGTTCCTGAGGGTAAGTTATCCCTTGAAAGTATTGCGGCCGAATTTCAACTGGGTTTAACCAATCTTATCGAGGCCAACCCTGGGGTTGACCCGTATTTGCCGCGCCCAGGTAGCACCTTAATCATTCCGCAGCAGCTGATTTTGCCTGCCACTAAACGTGAAGGTTTGGTGATTAATACCGCCGAAATGCGCATCTACTATTACCCTAAGGGTAAAAACATAGTGCAAGTGTTACCTATTGGCATAGGCCAAATTGGTCGTGACACTCCTGAAAACTGGGTCACTAAGGTGTACCGTAAGCGCGCCAATCCAACTTGGACGCCAACCACTAGAATGCGCAAAGAATATGCCGCCAGAGGCGAGATTTTACCGGACGTTTGGCCGGCAGGCCCTGATAACCCGATGGGATTATTCGCCTTATATGTGGGCGATCTCTATGCCATTCACGGCACTAACGCCGATTTCGGTATTGGTTTGCGCGTAAGCCAAGGCTGCGTGCGTCTGCGTAATGATGATATTGCTGAATTATTCGCACAAGTGCCCGTGGGCACCCGCGTAGAATTTATCAATGTGCCAATTAAGGCCAGTGTTGAGCCTAATGGTAATCGCTATGTTGAAGTGCATCAGCCATTATCGCGCTCAGAGCAAGAGTTTGAATCAGACGCTGTGGTGCCGTTAGATATTCCTAAAAATATCACCGCCATTATTGCCCATAAAGATACTGACTCATTTGCCTTAAAGCGCGCATTAGAAGATAGATCTGGCATACCTACCCGTATTAGCCAGTAA
- a CDS encoding family 20 glycosylhydrolase, whose amino-acid sequence MMRKSLVTCALLSLLTACSQVPRSSQSTANHLAETLSLNYQVVTTNGEHQDPSCQRLGAEWGNCHIIKLNLHACDTIDPTTDWSLYFHSVRRVLAVNNPDFRVTRITGDLHKLEPTKSFTGFSRGATISIPLVAEFWSLFESDFMPRAYIITGDSEPKLLSATDTEDLSALVSPIAANAQLRTPDDNNIIATAHSRFDKNSDISLLSTSQLRGQILPTPLAQTLGSEDVMLTAGMHFTHQGLSPAMLEAISQQARTLGIEQGKLAVNIRLDSASFEAKLQQPGAYQLKVTPAGVEVIGFDAIGAFYGVQSFFNAIEFNPITLKPMQIASMQVMDAPRYQYRGLMVDVARNFRSQAAILRTLEQMAAVKLNKLHLHLSDDEGWRLAITDLPELTTIGAKRCHDLSERTCLLPQLGSGPATNNQGSGFYSRDEYIEIVRFAAARGIEVIPEFDMPGHSRAAVVSMEARYQRLIAQGNTQAANEYRLIDPLDTSNVMTVQFYDKTSFINPCLASSTRFASKIISEVNAMHLEAGAPLTTWHFGGDEAKNIQLGQGFQDPNAAAPEAWRGTIDLSAQDKPFAKSPVCQQLIASGAVTDAAHLPSYFAKQVSAIASNQGIGHFQAWQDGLKYAKDAAAFDSDIIRVNIWETLYSDGAKAAYEWANKGYQVVISNPDYVYVDMPYEVDPKERGYYWATRATDERKMFGFAPANLPQNAETSVDRDGHSFNAQGVTNAPPFHGLSVQLWSETVRTDEQYEYMVFPRLLAAAERAWHQASWELPYQVGIEFNQATTRVDDEAQLSDWSRFANMLGQRQLLTLDKHQVQYRVPVPGAKIIEGKLNINLSLPGLPLQYSLNNSDWLDYSAKAPPEINGKVWVRALSADGKRIGRAISVPSISQ is encoded by the coding sequence ATGATGCGAAAAAGTTTAGTTACCTGCGCCCTGCTGTCACTGCTAACCGCCTGCAGTCAAGTTCCCCGCAGTTCACAAAGTACGGCCAATCACTTAGCTGAAACTTTATCGCTTAATTATCAAGTGGTCACCACTAATGGCGAGCATCAAGACCCAAGCTGTCAGCGCCTTGGCGCCGAATGGGGCAATTGCCATATCATCAAGCTTAACTTGCATGCCTGCGACACTATCGACCCAACAACAGATTGGAGCCTGTATTTTCATAGCGTCCGGCGCGTATTAGCCGTTAATAATCCAGATTTTCGCGTCACTCGCATCACAGGCGATTTACATAAGCTCGAACCGACCAAGAGCTTTACAGGCTTTAGTCGCGGCGCCACTATCAGCATTCCGTTAGTGGCTGAATTTTGGTCGCTGTTTGAATCTGACTTTATGCCAAGGGCGTATATCATCACGGGTGATAGTGAGCCTAAGCTGCTAAGCGCCACAGATACTGAAGACTTAAGCGCCTTAGTGAGCCCCATTGCTGCTAATGCTCAGTTACGCACTCCAGATGACAACAATATAATCGCCACCGCCCACAGCCGTTTTGATAAAAATAGTGACATAAGCTTATTAAGCACAAGCCAACTGCGAGGCCAAATCTTACCAACCCCCTTAGCGCAAACATTGGGCAGCGAAGATGTCATGCTTACAGCTGGCATGCACTTTACTCATCAGGGGTTAAGCCCTGCTATGTTAGAGGCAATATCCCAGCAAGCTCGCACTTTAGGCATTGAGCAAGGTAAGTTAGCCGTTAATATTCGCCTTGATAGTGCAAGCTTTGAGGCCAAGTTACAGCAACCCGGCGCTTATCAACTCAAAGTTACGCCAGCAGGCGTAGAAGTCATTGGTTTTGATGCCATAGGCGCGTTTTATGGGGTGCAGTCTTTTTTCAATGCCATTGAATTTAATCCGATCACACTTAAGCCGATGCAAATTGCTTCGATGCAAGTGATGGATGCACCGCGCTATCAATACCGCGGCTTGATGGTGGATGTCGCTCGCAACTTTAGAAGCCAAGCAGCAATACTGCGCACTTTGGAACAAATGGCGGCAGTTAAACTCAATAAGCTTCATTTACATTTAAGTGATGATGAGGGCTGGCGTCTTGCCATTACTGATTTACCTGAATTAACCACTATCGGTGCTAAGCGCTGCCATGACCTCAGTGAGCGCACTTGCTTGTTGCCGCAATTAGGTTCTGGGCCTGCAACTAACAATCAAGGCAGCGGCTTTTATAGTCGCGACGAGTATATTGAAATAGTCCGCTTTGCCGCCGCTCGCGGTATTGAAGTCATTCCTGAATTTGATATGCCAGGGCATTCTCGCGCCGCCGTAGTTTCTATGGAAGCGAGATATCAGCGCTTAATAGCGCAAGGCAACACACAAGCGGCCAATGAATATCGCTTAATCGACCCCTTAGATACCTCCAATGTTATGACAGTGCAGTTTTATGATAAAACCAGCTTTATCAATCCTTGTCTGGCCTCATCGACTCGCTTTGCCAGTAAAATCATCAGCGAAGTTAACGCCATGCATCTTGAGGCTGGCGCGCCCTTAACCACTTGGCACTTTGGTGGTGATGAAGCTAAAAACATTCAACTTGGTCAAGGCTTTCAAGATCCTAATGCCGCTGCGCCCGAAGCGTGGCGCGGCACCATTGATTTGAGCGCACAAGATAAACCTTTTGCTAAATCGCCTGTGTGTCAGCAGCTGATTGCCAGTGGCGCCGTCACAGATGCCGCGCACTTGCCAAGCTATTTTGCTAAACAAGTGTCCGCCATCGCCAGCAATCAAGGCATAGGTCATTTCCAAGCTTGGCAAGATGGACTCAAATACGCGAAAGACGCGGCCGCCTTTGACAGCGATATCATTCGGGTCAATATCTGGGAAACCTTATATTCAGATGGCGCCAAAGCGGCCTACGAATGGGCTAATAAAGGGTATCAAGTAGTGATCTCAAACCCTGATTATGTCTATGTCGACATGCCCTATGAAGTTGACCCTAAAGAGCGCGGCTATTACTGGGCGACGCGCGCTACCGATGAGCGCAAAATGTTTGGTTTTGCCCCGGCCAACTTGCCACAAAATGCCGAGACCTCAGTAGATAGAGACGGTCACAGCTTTAACGCCCAAGGCGTAACAAATGCCCCGCCATTTCATGGACTATCAGTGCAGTTATGGAGTGAAACCGTTAGAACCGATGAACAATACGAATACATGGTGTTTCCGCGCCTGCTAGCGGCCGCCGAGCGTGCTTGGCATCAAGCCAGCTGGGAATTGCCTTATCAGGTGGGTATTGAATTTAATCAAGCAACGACACGGGTCGATGACGAGGCGCAGCTGAGCGACTGGAGCCGCTTTGCTAATATGTTAGGTCAGCGGCAATTGCTTACGTTAGATAAACATCAAGTGCAATATCGCGTGCCGGTGCCTGGTGCCAAGATTATTGAGGGTAAGCTTAATATCAACCTCAGCCTGCCGGGATTACCACTGCAATATTCTCTCAATAACAGTGACTGGCTAGACTATAGTGCCAAGGCGCCGCCAGAGATTAATGGCAAGGTATGGGTGCGAGCTTTAAGTGCCGATGGCAAACGCATTGGCCGCGCTATTAGTGTGCCTTCTATCAGCCAATAG